In one Nicotiana tomentosiformis chromosome 6, ASM39032v3, whole genome shotgun sequence genomic region, the following are encoded:
- the LOC138894354 gene encoding uncharacterized protein produces the protein MTAYAKFLKEILTKKRKREETSVVKLIEHCSAILQNKLPQKCGDPEDFTIPYSLDTIKFDKSLCDSGASITLMPLCIYRKLENEIGEIGSVPLSLQLADQTTLIPEGIVEDVLVRVDKFVIPVDFIVVNMEENKEMVRTRIAESDDQTPMLPAKAARGWSRGRGRGWARGVTRAPSRAATEKPPVAPVGG, from the exons ATgacagcttatgccaaattcttgaaggagatccttacaaagaagaggaagagagaAGAGACCTCGGTGGTGAAGCTTATtgagcattgcagtgcaatcttgcaaaacaaactcccacagaaGTGTGGAGATCCCGAGGATTTTACTATACCTTACTCTTTAGACACTATTAaatttgataagtctttatgtgattctggtgcctcaattactCTAATGCCTTTGTGTATTTATAGGAAGTTGGagaatgagattggagagatagGGTCAGTACCACTATCTTTGCAACTAGCTGATCAAACGActctaatacccgaggggatagtggaagatgttttagttcgggtagataagtttgtcattcctgtagactttatagtggtgaatatggaggagaacaaggag atggtgaggacacgcatagctgaatctgatgatcagacacccatgCTCCCTGCTAAAGCCGCAAGAGGCTGGagtcgaggcagaggccgaggatgGGCACGTGGTGTAACAAGAGCACCTTCCCGAGCTGCTACAGagaagccaccagtagctccagttggagggtag